A region of the Vibrio tubiashii genome:
GTTGAAGCACTGGCTCCAGTGGAAGTGATCGCAACAGGTGGTCAGAACAATCAACTTATCCTGAACTACATCCACTCTTTGGATAATTCAGGTGAAAACATTACTTTGCGTATCTTCGCAGAGCAGCAAGATCTCAGTAAAGTTTGCCAGTAGGAAGAACACCGATGAATCAAAAAATTGCAGCTAGCCTACTTGTTATCTCCGCTGTATTTAGCGCTTGGTTATACTGGGGCAGCGATCTTAAAGTTGAACAGGTTCTTACTTCAAACGAGTGGCAATCGAAAATGGTGACGGTTATCACCGAGCCGCTTCAAGAAGAATCTGTTGGCTCACTTCGTAAAGTCGATGTGGTATCTAACGTTAAGTACTTACCAAACAATACTTACATTCGTGTAGCGACAGTACGTTTGTACCCTTTCAATGCTAAGACAGAGAGCGTGATAAACATTTCTGAAACTGGTGAGTGGGACATTAGTGATAATTACCTATTGGTCTCTCCGACAGAGTTTAAAGATGTCTCTTCTGCGCAAAGTAAAGACTTCACCGCCGAGCAGTTAGACTTGATTACTCAGATCTTTAAGATGGATGCTCAGCAAAGCCGTCGTATCGATATCGTTAACGAAAAGACACTGCTACTGACGAGCCTAAGTCACGGCTCTACCGTTCTATTTTCTAATTAGATTCGATAAAGGGGCATGATGCCCCTTTTCTTTTTTCATATGGATTGGATAAACACCTTCGGCCTATTATTGGGCTCACTTATTGCGAACACTCTCGCCTCATTCT
Encoded here:
- a CDS encoding regulatory protein ToxS — encoded protein: MNQKIAASLLVISAVFSAWLYWGSDLKVEQVLTSNEWQSKMVTVITEPLQEESVGSLRKVDVVSNVKYLPNNTYIRVATVRLYPFNAKTESVINISETGEWDISDNYLLVSPTEFKDVSSAQSKDFTAEQLDLITQIFKMDAQQSRRIDIVNEKTLLLTSLSHGSTVLFSN